From Lycium ferocissimum isolate CSIRO_LF1 chromosome 12, AGI_CSIRO_Lferr_CH_V1, whole genome shotgun sequence, one genomic window encodes:
- the LOC132040123 gene encoding uncharacterized protein LOC132040123 — MFYLSLIEHTLRLPPHLLSLPLNESIRGELEGLFVDKVIANLGLAISIYDIRSIDGGFIYPSEGASTYTVKFRLVVFRPFVGEVITARLKESNAEGLRLSLGFFSDIYVPAPLMPVPSRSEPDPENQNQVRWIWTFDEQEYPIDGVDEIRFQVHNVSYPSIPLEQDKDSKPFAPMVIKGSLDADGLGPISWWI, encoded by the exons ATGTTTTATCTGAGTTTAATAGAACACACACTGAGATTGCCGCCTCATCTCCTAAGTCTTCCACTCAATGAATCAATCAGAGGAGAACTTGAGGGTCTCTTTGTGGATAAG GTTATTGCAAATTTGGGCCTTGCCATATCTATTTACGATATTCGCTCCATAGATGGTGGTTTTATCTATCCAAGTGAAGGGGCCTCAACATATACG GTCAAGTTTAGACTGGTAGTGTTTCGCCCATTTGTTGGAGAAGTAATAACTGCTAGACTCAAAGAGTCCAATGCAGAGGGTTTGCGCT TGTCGCTTGGATTTTTCAGTGACATTTATGTACCCGCACCTCTAATGCCAGTTCCATCACGTTCTGAACCTGATCCGGAAAACCA GAACCAAGTCAGGTGGATATGGACGTTTGATGAACAGGAATATCCTATTGATGGCGTAGATGAG ATTAGGTTCCAAGTTCATAATGTTAGTTATCCTTCAATACCTCTTGAGCAAGATAAAGATTCAAAGCCATTTGCACCTATGGTCATAAAG GGATCTCTTGATGCTGATGGACTAGGACCCATTTCATGGTGGATATAG
- the LOC132041098 gene encoding LEAF RUST 10 DISEASE-RESISTANCE LOCUS RECEPTOR-LIKE PROTEIN KINASE-like 1.2, translating into MEMIRKKLHEWGYCPYHYQSFNYDESPDWRAPVKLLECRHLKMLDNFDRFCNEYISFNFQIETRMVGGVRLCSHSELQQITDFNQDSDRFIRKTLHGRLFHGTVGEGSEKRSAFVKTWDFVLPYRPIQSYRPYYFCNEIELFTNKNANTHPNLAKLSTFCCDTRLAAVYDGKFTRVLSDVLPADDFGWDNRINVAIQLADLFAWLHEKGVVVGGINVSCIMIDEDMNIKVFDFGSVSNHVDGNSEIPLNFFVCRGAPDTGMFAHASSSMMFTVFF; encoded by the exons ATGGAGATGATCCGAAAGAAGCTTCACGAATGGGGATATTGTCCATATCATTACCAATCTTTCAACTATGATGAGTCTCCTGATTGGCGTGCCCCTGTGAAGCTTCTCGAATGCAGGCACCTCAAAATGCTAGACAATTTTGATCGCTTTTGCAACGAATACATAAG CTTCAACTTCCAAATTGAGACAAGGATGGTTGGTGGGGTGAGGCTTTGCAGCCACTCCGAGTTGCAACAGATTACTGATTTCAACCAGGATAGTGATAGATTTATCCGGAAGACTCTCCACGGAAGATTGTTCCATGGCACTGTTGGTGAAGGATCTGAAAAACGATCAGCATTTGTTAAGACATGGGATTTTGTCCTTCCTTACAGACCTATACAGAGTTACCGTCcatattatttttgt AATGAGATTGAATTATTCACAAACAAAAATGCAAATACGCATCCAAATTTGGCAAAATTGTCAACATTCTGTTGTGACACAAGGCTTGCAGCTGTCTATGATGGAAAATTTACCAGAGTCTTGTCTGATGTGCTTCCTGCTG ATGACTTTGGGTGGGACAACCGGATAAACGTGGCAATTCAACTTGCAGATCTCTTTGCATGGTTGCATGAAAAGGGGGTTGTAGTTGGCGGTATTAATGTATCATGCATTATGATAGATGAG GATATGAATATAAAAGTATTTGACTTTGGTTCCGTTTCTAATCACGTGGACGGGAATTCTGAAATTCCCCTTAACTTTTTTGTCTGCCGGGGAGCTCCAGACACAGGCATGTTTGCTCACGCTTCTTCATCTATGATGTTTACCGTGTTTTTTTAG